The genomic window cgacaagttcaaggggttgactacgatgagactttctcacccgtagcgatgcttaagtctgtccgaatcatgttggctattgctgcatttcatgattatgaaatttggcaaatggatgtcaagactgcattcttgaatggatttctagaagaagagttgtatatgatgcaacctgaaggttttgttgatccaaaaggtgctgacaaagtgtgcaagctccaacgttccatttatggactggtgcaagcatctcggagttggaataaacgttttgatagtgtgatcaaagcatatggttttatacagacttttggagaagcctgtatttacaagaaagtgagtgggagctctgtagcatttctagttttatatgttgatgacatattattaattggaaatgatatagaatttctggatagcataaagggatacttgaataaaagtttttctatgaaagacctcggtgaagctgcttacatattgggcatcaagatctatagagatagatcaagacgcttaataggactttcacaaagtacataccttgacaaaattttgaaaaagttcaaaatggatcaggcaaagaaaggattcttgcctgtgctacaaggtgtgaagttgagtcaaactcaatgcccgaccacagcagaagatagagagaaaatgaaagatgttccctatgcttcagccataggctctatcatgtatgcaatgctgtgtaccagacctgacgtatgcttagcaataagcttggcaggtaggtaccaaagtaatccaggagtggatcactggacagcggtcaagaacatcctgaaatacctgaaaaggactaaagatatgtttctcgtatatggaggtgacaaagagctagtcgtaaatggttacgtcgatgcaagctttaacactgatccggacgattctaaatcgcagaccggatacgtgtttttattaaacggtggagctgtaagttggtgcagttctaaacaaagcgtcgtggcagcatctacatgtgaagcggagtacatagctgcttctgaagcagcaaatgaaggagtctatatgaaggagttcatttccgatctaggtgtcatacctagtgcatcgggaccaatgaagatcttctgtgacaatactggtgcaattgccttggcaaaggaatccagatttcacaagaggaccaagaacatcaagagacgcttcaattccattcgggaccaagtccaagtgggagacatagagatttgcaagatacatacggatctgaatgttgcagacccgttgactaagcctctctcacgagcaaaacatgatcagcaccaagactccatgggtgttagaatcattaccatgtaatctagattattgactctagtgcaagtgagagacttaaggaaatatgccctagaggcaataataaagttattatttatttcctcatatcatgataaatgtttattattcatgctagaattgtattaaccggaaacatgatacatgtgtgaatacatagacaaacatatagtcactagtatgcctctacttgactagctcattaatcaaagatggttatgtttcctaaccattgacatgtgttgtcatttgattaatgggatcacatcattaggagaatgaggtgattgacatgacccatcccgttagcttagcacttgatcgtttagtattctgctattgcttccttcatgacttatacatgttcctgtaactatgagaattgtgtaactcccgtttaccggaggaacactttgggtactaccaaacgtcacaacataactgggtgattataaatgagtactacaggtgtctccgaaggtacatgttgagttagcataattcgagattaggttttgtcactccgattgtcggagaggtatctctgggccctctcggcaatactcatcacctaagccttgcaagcatgtaactaatgagttagttataagatgaagtattacagaactagtaaagagacttgtcgataacgagattgaactaggtattggatacggacgatcgaatctcggacaagtaacataccgatgacaaagggaacaacgtatgttgttatgcggtttgatcgataaagatattcgtagaatatctgggaaccaatatgggcatccaggtcccgctattggttattgaccagagatgtttctcagtcatgtctacattgttctcgaaccgtagggtccgcacgcttaaggtttcgatgacagttatattatgagtttatgtattttgatgtaccgaaggttgttcggagtcccggatatgattacggacatgacgaggagtctcgaaatggtcgagacataaagattgatatattggacggatatatttggacaccggaaaggttccggagaagtttggagccccgggaggttaccggaaccccccgggaggtatatgggccttattgggcccatgtaggaggaagagagaaggagcaagggaagggggtgcgcccccccaagcccaatccaaattggggaggggggccggccccccctttcctttctccttctactagtactactactagtagtactacttcctattactactactagtactacttcctaatactagtactctttccttccccatccaaataagataaggaaaagagagggaaacctacttggagtaggtttccccctcctcatggcgcgcccccctagggccggccacctcctccctccctcctttatatacgggggtaggggggcaccctagaacacacaagttgatcattgatcgttccttagccgtgtgcggtgcccccctccacgatattacacctcggacatattgtagcggtgcttaggcgaagccctgcaataggagaacatcaagatcgtcaccacaccgtcgtgctgacggaactccccctcggcgcctctgctggatcggagatcgagggtgcgtcatcgagttgtacgcgtgtcaagaactcggaggtgccggagtaacggtacttggatcggttgaaccggaggacgtacgactacttcctctacgttgcgtcaacgcttctgcttcggtctacgagggtacgtagacaacactctcccctcgttgctatatcatcaccatgatcttgcgtgtgcgtaggaaattttttgaaattactacgttcctcaacaggcACTCCTTGCCAAAGTGGCCTGCGCGCTTGCAAATGATGCAGTGGAGGGGATCCCGGCAATCTATACGGCGATGGCGCTTGCTGAGGCAACGGAAACATTTACCTTTGAACTTACTTAAGAAAGCCTCCTTCCTCGCATCCGCATTGAAGGATCTGTGGCAGTCTGAGCGCTGGATCGGAGCTTGCCCGCCTCGATCCACCGGGCGGGGGCCTGCCATCCCCATCTTCCGGGACCTGACCACCGTCCATCCCCCCCCCCATCGGGCTTGCCTGGCTCGAAGAGGAAAGAATGGCCGGTGAGGAGGGAAGAACGACCACGGACTTAAGGCGCGCCTGGCCCCCAAAAGGAGAGGCCCCCAGATCCGAAGGTCCGAGCCGCGCCCCGGCCCTTGAAGACTCGCCGCGCTGCAAGATTCGCGGCGTCATGGCCGGATCCGACGCAGCAGTCGTCGAGGCCACGGACCGAGGGGAGGAGAGCTGGGAATGGCCACCGGATCGAAGCGCGGCTCCAGCGGGCGATGGGGGGCTCCGACGGGCCTGCGCGGGGAAGCGGGAGGCGCAGCTGGCCGCCATAATGGCCGGGATTtggtggccgccgcggccggagcgGCCTGCGGCGCGggtaggggagaggggagaggaaagGAGAGGCTCACTCGTGCTAATTTGTGTGTGAGACTATGGTCCACCAAGACCAAAGTAAGATTGTATCGCGGAGATTTTTTTTTTTGTTACTTTGTCCAGCTTTCGCCTTCATTTTGCCATGTCCGCCCGTAGATAAATCACGCCCAACCATATAGCCTAAGGTGATCAACTAGAGTATTTTTTTTAATGGGAGGAATTACCAAGTGTCTATCACACTCAGCTGAAGAATTTCTTAGCTCTCAGTCCACAAACAAGCCTGTGAACTCCACCTGATAAGTTATTAGGTGAGGCTAATCTAGACAattacacaaattaaaataaataaacGAATAATTTTGTTCTCATGAAAAGATAAATAGTTTGTGCTCATGTGAAAATGAAACCACGCATGAATGTGTAGCACATTAAAATGGTAATCTATATTTCGGAAAATTAATCTGTTAGCAATTATGAGAAAGGAAATTCATCTGTACTGATATACAATTTAGGGGTAAAAATAGCACGGACACTTGCTTTAGACAGTATTTCTTTACAGATGGAGTACTCATTGTATAGTATCTATACATAGTCCTATAAAAGACTTAATTGGGACGTGCATTAGGGTCAGCCAAGCCCGCTGGATGTAGTTTTGGTCCGTTCGGCTATCTGAGTTGCACCGGAATCTTGACACACATGAACCTTAAAGCACCTTTGAGCCTGGCTCTGGAGAAACGCTCGAATCAGACGTTTCTCGATAGCCAAACCCGAGCGATGCAACTCGAAGCACGTGAGAGTAGGCGGTTGCACGAGCGAGACGACAAGTTGTTTCCCGAAGCGTCGTGATAACTCGCATCACCCTTCTATCACCGCTCACTCTCCCCACTTTCCACCCTCACACCAGTGGCATCAAGCACAAGATCTAGACCGCTAGCAACGGAGCGAAGATTTGGACGTCGAGCACCGGATTCATAACTGCACCGGCAGGCATTCGTCAATGATGGTAAGCCCTTTTGACCCGAGTGGCATAGATTTATACCATGCCCGCATTCAATATACGCTTTTGCGTACTTGATTTAGGCATCAAATGTACCTCTCAACTTCAATGTGGGACTTAATTTAGGCATATCCGATTAGAGATTTCAGACGTTCAAACGGGATTGAGTAGGATTTCACTAGGGGGGGGGGTTAAATGGAGCTTACATTCATTCAAATCCAACCAAACAAGCAATAGATTCACCATCTCCACCACTTACTCAGCATTGTCAGCATCCTCATTTCCATTGCTTCAGCATTGCCAGCATCCACCATCTAACTCTCTGACCTGTATCAGCCGACTCGGGCTCGTCTATCGCCCACAACAGTATGTCCACTAAATATAGAGGCTTTGGTTGTGTCATACCTCCTGTTCATATGTGTATTGCATTTTGTCCCTTTATTTATACCTGTTGTTCATATGTTCGATGCAGATCGATCAGGTTGCTTCGAGGAACTCCTCAAAGGGAGAGGTAGTTGTGGCCGGCAAGAAGGGCAAGGCGGTGGTGGACCTCGGCATCGCCCCCAATAAGCCGAAGAACTACAACCATTTCCATAAGGACGTCGGTCCAAGccacttctgcaaggtcatccttgcaccCAAGCTGAAGTGCCTGCCGATGCCAGCCGAGTTCACCAAGCACTTAACCACCGCCCCAAAGGAATTCATGCTGAGGACAAACATCGGTTGCGCCTGGAGTGTGACGATCTGGACAATCACCGACACGTTCACCATTGATAAGGGTGTCCTCCCTCACCGTTGCTCACAAGGTCAGGATTGGGTACCTCGTCGCCTTCAAGGTGGTGACTCCCGTCACCCTGAAGATGATCGTCTTCAAAGACGACAACGTCGAGGTGGTGGCCAAGCGCAAGAGGCACGAGGGGGCCTTTGCCATGAATCTCTAGGCACCTTTAAGGTTTTTGCATAGGATGTTTAAGACTTCGCTGAAACTGTTTGTCATTTAACTACATATGAGCATGTGTTTAGGATACCGGTTTACGGTTATATGCTATGCATGTTTGTCTACGTTGTGCCTATTTGTGTACTTTAACCTTGTCACTCCAACAATAGATTATCAGAACATATTTGTTGCATGTAATCAAACACCCACACTCTACATCTTCCTAAAACAGCCTGACACCATGCATGTGATTCTACTCGGCCTAGGGACGATGCAGGCAAACAAAATATGTGCAAAACATGGATTTTAGCACTAAGGGCTAGTTCTTTTGGGAGCTTAAAAAAAGCCTCCCCTCCCTAACTTTTTTCATAAGCCGCATCTCTTGTTCTTCTAAACTAATTATGGGATAAGTAATATAGAAGTCTCAACAAACTTAGAGGGAGGTTTATTTCTTAAACTGGAAAGAGGCAGCTTAATTTTTAAGCatcccaaaagaactggccctaagcaAGGCCCGACCTCAATCACATATGCAAATACATAAAAAATGATGCAGACTACCAAGCGCGcccttggtgatgatggtgtgccatgGGACACTTTTGACCATTCGATCTCCATCTAATGCATGTGATGTGAAGTAAGATGCGGTATATTTGCATAAAGACCCACCTGTCCGCCACTCATTTGCAACAAACCCATGCCTCCCCCCGCCTCATCCAAACAAATAAGAGGAATGAATTTTGGGTCAAAGCTACTAATATATTTTTAGTTATATATACCATAAGTAGGGAGTTTTCAAGTTTGTGAGCGATGCAAGCCACATGCGCTTTGATAGTTCGTAGAAAACATGTtgtttcaaattcaaataattattttCGGTTGAGAATATAAATATGGTTCTTTCCATCACCCAATCATAACTCAACAATCCTCCTTTTGTGGGTAGTATCAAGCCACTATCCAACATCAGTGTGTTGATCATCACAAGAACAAAATGTTAATATCATCAGtgtttaaaataaaataaaaattgcaaGCTGAAAGGTGCATAATCCATTTAGGAGATCAAATTGTATATTACTGCTCAGCACATCACATTTGTTCTCAGAAACACAACTGCTGCAGCAACTAACAATCACTCATAGATAGAAATGCTTGATAAGAAGGAACTTGCGGTAGTTCGAGTGAACAATTCCAATATGAACTCAGAAGATCCATCTTTCACATTCTAGACAACTCAACAAGTAGATTTGACCAACAGGCTTGGGAAAGCACTTCTTCTGATTAAGATCGATGTGATTTTCACTCTTCAACATTGACAAGTTCATACTCCACAAGTGAAAGATTGTTGTCCTCCTTTACACCGAAGCTTGCTGGTTCAGTTACTTCAACACGGCCCCATTTGTCAACAGCAAGCCTCATTGAACCTTTGAACATATCAATCTTTGCATTGCGGATAATGACAGTGTTGCCAGGCTTCAAAACATCAACTGTGAAAAGGTATATGCTTGTTATATCGCCAAAGTGAACCAATGTTTATCAAACCAGTCATGTAATCATGCATTTATGATAGAGCATTTGTGCTCGAGCACATGAGTCGAGGATCAACAAATTTCAGTAAAGCATAAAAGGAATATATTATGTACGGATTTAATTTCCTGTTCCTAAGCATACAAAGTAGATTTGTCATATGATCATTTAATTATGCATAATGCATTAATGCTTATTGCCATAAGTAACAATAAAATAAGCGGGAAAACATGATGCACATAATACAAAATTAATATGATCAAAGCATAGTGTGAATCAATTTTACACTCTTTTGAACCATGATCTGTCTAACCATATAATGTAACAACAATCTACCAATCGACTTGACCAGGTGTGCCTTAAAGCCTCTGTATCAAGCTAATAAACCTGTATAACAATTGATTGGTAAATGAGCCCGGGTGAACTTAGGGAAGAGCTCCATTTTCAGTGCACAGAGAGCTTTCAATAAGATAGATATTCCTAGTACTTAGTAGAATTTAACAAAAAAAAAACAGGCAACCAGGGCATTTCTGTTTCATACGCACTTCCACAAAtatacacacacaaaaaacactTACTCCCCGAGTAAgtgtctaaacgctcttatatttctttacagagggagtactatactgcATGATGGATTAAACACACTTTCCAGTTCACTTGCCACTTGGGATGTATTTTGGATTTGTTTTATATCTTCAGTTTTTCACAATCCGATTCTAGGAGCATAATACAACATAAATGTGTTCTGCCGCATACACGGACCTCCGTGATAAGTAACAGATAAAAAAACATAGTATACGGTACTTTCATGTGCCAATCCAAGATGTACGCAGAGCGCGAGAATCTCAAGTCAAGTCAATGTGTCTATCGGTCACGAGTACTCGCGCATGACGCCAAAAAAAGAGGGCAGATTACGACAGAGAAGCAGGAGAACAGATCGTACCCTGGTCGTTGCGGGCGGTGAAGAGGACGCAGCCGGTCTCGTCGCCGATGAGGCACTCGGCGATCCTGGTGGGCTTGGCGGCTGGGCCGGGGCCGCCAGCGGCGCGGGCCTTCTGGAGGACGGTCTTGGAGCTGAGCACCTTGGCGACGAGCGTGTGGCCGCTGGTGACGGGCTTGAGCTGATCCACCTTGACGAACACCGGCttccgcttcgccgccgccgccgtggccatggAGAGGGATACAGATAAGGGTTGGGAGAAGGATTAAGGGGGTCGCGGGTCTCTTGGCAGGGCCAAACCCTAGATGGGGTGGGGGCGAGTTTAATATGGGATGGGAAGGTTGCGCGAGTCTCAGCCTGCGATCGAGGAGGCCACTAATGATGCGGAGGAGTCGTTAAATTAGGCGTTACTAACCATTACGAGGTGGAAGGGCGAATAGCGTGGCAAGATAGTCAAATGGTGCTTATCCGTTTCTCCTTTCCAAAAAGGTGAAAACTGAAAAGCCACAGCAGCCCGTCAGTGCGGAATATAGCCTGCTTGCCGTGATTGCCTACCAGCTACGCTGCTAGTACTAGCCGCATTTCTTTTCTTTCAGTGACAAATCCCTGCTCTAGACGTTTGGCTTGCGTTTCGTCTGGTTTTCTTCAAACATATAAAATGTACTCTACCGCTTGCCTAAAAAGTTCATCTCAGCCCCACACGAAAAGATAAGCAAGCATTACATAAGACTAGCCATAATGAAAGTAACTTAGGTAGTAATATAACGCACCCCAAGACATAGATGCTTATGTGGCATGAAGTTAATaaggaaagaggtgcttgtggttGTTAGAATAACCGTATAGGAGATGTATAGGGTTAGGAGTCTGTTTCAAATCATGTACCTCATCTCTATCTCTTCTTCTCCCCGATCACCTTCCTGGTCGATCTCTCGATCTCTTTCTTTGTAACTTGTATGCCAAGGCTTTTGCCCAATATATACACGCGGCCCGAGgcaaagggttcaacgcttcctATATCGTTTCACATGGTAACAGAGCCTCTTCCTCATTAGATCGAAAGAGATTGCACCTAGCTACCTCCGCGATCAATATCATGttcaccgccgccgctgccatgaCGCCAAGCACCATGGGTGCGCTCACCACCACCTCATCTTCCACCTCCACCAACACCACCTCCCTCGGATCGCCATCACAAGAGAAGCTTACGAGGGGCAACTTCCTGCTCTGGAAGGCCATCGTGCTCCCTCAGATCAGAGGCGCACAGATGGAGCACCACCTCGCCGAGAAGAGCCCGCCACCGCCTGCCACTCTCACCATTACCAAGgacggtaaagaagaacaagtcgtcAACTTTGCGAGATCCCTCTGGTATGcacagcagcaacaacttcaaggaTATTTGATGGGTTCCTTTTCCCGTGAGATTCTTGCACAAGTCGCCACGTTCCAGACGCCGACCGAGGTGTGGCTCTCCATCCACGCCATGTTCGCTGCTCATAGCCAAGCCTAAGAGATCAACACTCGCATCGAGCTCACCAGCCTCAAGAAAGGTAATATGTCCATGGCTGACTACCTTGGCAAGATCAAAAGCCTAACTGATGAAGTCGCAAGCTCGGCTGCGGCACTCTCTGATCCGAATATCGTCTCCAAAATCCTCGCTGGCATGGACATGGAGTACAACCCGCTGGTCTCTGCGCTCGCCGGCAGGGTGGAGCCAATCACCGTCCAGGAGCTCTACAACCAACTGCTCAGTTTGATGCCcgcctcaccctcctccatggcggcGACCTTCGGCAATCCTCCGTCAACTCTGCCTCCCGTGGTCGCAGCCGTTGGCGCGGTCACCAAGGGCAACGCGACGGTGGGCGCGGATGCGGCGCCCCTCAGGGCGATGGTGCTCTCTCTGGTGGGGGCTCTGGCTCTAACGGTGGGGGCTCTGGCTCCAACGGTGGGGGCGGTTACAACACTAGCGGCGGCGGtggcttcaacaacaacaacggtcGTCGTCCTCCTTCATGTGGTCGCCCTCACTGCCCGCTTTGCAAAAAGTCTGGCCACGAGGTTATCGACTGCTGGCATCGGTACGACAAGGACTACATGCCCGGCGCCGGCCATGTTGCTGCTGCCATGCGTGAACAGGGCGGCGACGGTGTCTGGTACATTGACTCTCGCGCCACGGACCACGTGACCAATGAGCTCGAGTAGCTTGCCCTTTGTGAGCGGTACCACAACAACGACCAGATTCACATCGCCGACGGTGGAGGTATGGATATTTGTCACATCGGTCAAGGTTCTATTAATTCCCCTACACTTAAATGTGATCtagttcatgtgcttcatgttccACAAGCTAACAAGAACCTTGCATCCATGTCTCGTTTAGCCACCGACAATAATGTCTTTtttgaaactcaccctcgttaTTTTTTCATTAAGGATCGGGCAATGAGGGAACTCCTTCATCACGGTAGATGCGTTGGAGGGCTCTaccgtgaagctgcttacatattgggcatcaagatctatagagatacatccagacgcttgataagattttttgaaatgatgtagaatttttctggaaagcataaaggagtgtttgaaaggagtttttcaaagaaagacctcggtgaagctgcttacatattgggcatcaagatctatagagatacatcaagacgcttgataagatttttcaatgagtaaataccttgacaagttttttggaagagttcaaaatggatcagtcaaagaaggacttcttgtctgtattacaaggtgtaaagttgagtaagactcaaaacccgaccatggtagaagaaagaaagagaatgtgagtcattccctatgccacagtcataggttctataaagcatgttgtgttgtgtaccaaacctattgtgtaccttgccatgagtttggcaagggggtacaagagtagatcagtggacaacggtcaaaattatccttaatgaggactaaggaaatgtttctcggtgatgggggtgataaagagttcgtcgtaaagagttgcgtcgatgcaagcttttacaccgatccagatgactcaaaagtctcaatctggatacatattgaaagtgggagcaattagctggagtagatctatgcagagcattgtagacatagaatatttccaaaatacatatggctctgaatgtgacagacccgttgactaaacttctctcataagcaaaacatgatcacaccttagtaatctttgggtgttaatcacatagcaatgtgaactagattattgactctagtaaaccctttggttgttggtcacatggcgatgtgaactatgggtgttaatcacatacagatgtgaactattgatgttaaatcacatggcgatgtgaactagattattgactctagtgcaagtggagactgaaggaaatatgccctagaggcaataataaatttattatttatttccttatttcatgataaatgtttattattcatgctagaattgtattaaccggaaacttagtacatgtgtgaatacatagacaaaacatagtgtccctagtatgcctctacttgactagctcgttaatcaaagatggttatgtttcctaaccatagacatgtgttgtcatttgatgaacgggatcacatcattaagagaatgatgtgatggacatgacccattcgttagcttagcattatgatcgttacagtttcattgctactgctctcttcatgagttatacatgttcctcagactatgagattatgcaactcccgaatactggaggaacactttgtgtgctaccaaacgtcacaacgtaaatgggtgattataaaggtgctctacgggtgtctccaaaggtgtttgttgggttgggatagatcgagattatgatttgtcactccatgtttcggagaggtatctctgggccctcttggtaatactcatcactataagccttgcaagcattgtgaccaatgagttagttgcgggatgaagtattacggaacgagtaaagagacttgccagtaacgagattgaactaggtatgatgatattgacgatcgaatctcgggcaaataacataccgatgacaaagggaacaatgtatgttgttatgcggtttgaccgataaagatcttcgtagaatatgtaggagccaatatgagcatccaggttccgctattggttattgaccagagatgtgtctcggtcatgctcgaacccgtagggtccgcacgcttaatgttcgatgatgatttgtattatgagttatgtgatttgatgacggaagttggttcggagtcccggataagatcatggacgtgatgaggagtctcgaaatggtcgagacataaagatcgatatattataAGGCTAtactcggacatcggaaaggttccaagtgattcgggtatttttcggagtaccggagagttatgggaattcgtcgggggaagtagtgggtcttaatgggccatacgggaacggagagaagggcctcaaggggtggctgcgccccccccccccatgggctggtccgaattggactagtagggggcgacgccccctccttccttctcccctcttcctccttccctccttctcctactaggaataggaaagaggaggggaatcctacttggactggggagtcctagtaggattccccacacctggcgcgcccccctctggccggcctcttcctccctccctcctttatattcgGGGGAGGGGGGACctcaaagacacacaagttgatctttagccgtgtgggtgccccc from Triticum aestivum cultivar Chinese Spring chromosome 3B, IWGSC CS RefSeq v2.1, whole genome shotgun sequence includes these protein-coding regions:
- the LOC123070811 gene encoding uncharacterized protein At4g28440; the protein is MATAAAAKRKPVFVKVDQLKPVTSGHTLVAKVLSSKTVLQKARAAGGPGPAAKPTRIAECLIGDETGCVLFTARNDQVDVLKPGNTVIIRNAKIDMFKGSMRLAVDKWGRVEVTEPASFGVKEDNNLSLVEYELVNVEE